The proteins below come from a single bacterium genomic window:
- a CDS encoding AAA family ATPase: MKLKSLKLENFRQHEDSFIEFTDGITIINGTNGAGKSTILEAITWSIYGTDAARGNKDTIKFNKAKARAKVRVELIFYLDDEVFRIERFLDKAELYLGDNQAPIVTTQQEVTKYLTDKLGMTKDEFFNTYFTGQKELNFLGNQKPLERRKFISKVLNYEKIREIQEQIRTDKNSINYEITGLKQGIADLDSLKEEKKIARAELEEINNNLVAKQKEFNKCTDEIAKIEPEWEKIKEIKEKFDKNTREIEFLTEKSAFMEKNIVSLKEKFENLEEKSKILAEISKFETEYKETDFKIKELEKLQEKEALRQTYLSKIEGLDKEIKEKTLQQEEVIKSGKEKRLIVDKIPFIKEEISDLIEKIKEIETKITACKKENEVLISQKQKEVEKTQKQLSLIKNKGEEGICPTCERTLKGEFEKVTGNFKDQIKTLEKEIQILKTEYEKLNVNSAELTEFKKKKEQKEKEYAELMNFQGQYEEEKRRFLIIKNEIETKTLEKIKIKEELVKIPEGFDNKTLNNLREKILPLRNNYEQILTLNAELADFDKIKNELQDSIGVKQEIETKKKQADKELKEFNYSEDSFLKIEKAFQLTKESFYNLKNELGKIEEQEINKKDKLEWIKKQEDSNKEKLNYIKEKQGRLDLLIELERFYGQFWEKLNNQARPEISELASKFLVDLTDGRYSELELNEKYEICLHDDGEIKPVISGGEEDLVNLCVRLAISQIIAQRSGKTLSLLILDEIFGSLDENRRNNVVNLLRNLINNFEQVILITHIEDIKNEIDNIITIEYNTEKGSSKIIRN; encoded by the coding sequence ATGAAGCTTAAATCATTAAAACTTGAGAATTTCAGGCAGCATGAAGACTCTTTTATAGAGTTTACAGACGGCATTACTATAATTAACGGCACTAATGGTGCCGGAAAAAGTACTATTCTTGAAGCAATAACATGGTCAATATATGGAACTGATGCTGCTAGAGGAAATAAGGACACAATAAAGTTTAATAAGGCTAAAGCAAGAGCAAAAGTCAGGGTTGAACTTATTTTTTACCTTGATGACGAGGTTTTCAGAATTGAAAGATTTCTGGACAAAGCAGAGCTTTATTTGGGAGACAATCAGGCTCCGATTGTTACAACACAGCAGGAAGTTACTAAATACCTGACAGACAAACTGGGAATGACAAAAGATGAGTTTTTTAATACTTATTTTACAGGTCAGAAAGAGCTAAATTTTCTAGGAAACCAGAAACCGCTTGAAAGAAGGAAATTTATTTCCAAAGTTTTGAACTATGAAAAGATAAGAGAAATTCAAGAGCAGATAAGAACTGATAAAAATAGTATTAACTATGAAATAACAGGATTAAAGCAAGGTATTGCTGATTTGGATTCTCTTAAAGAAGAAAAAAAGATTGCCCGAGCCGAATTGGAAGAAATTAATAACAATTTAGTCGCGAAGCAAAAAGAATTTAACAAATGCACCGATGAAATTGCTAAAATTGAACCTGAATGGGAAAAAATTAAAGAAATTAAGGAAAAATTTGACAAAAATACTCGAGAAATCGAATTTTTGACAGAAAAAAGTGCTTTTATGGAAAAAAATATTGTTTCTTTAAAGGAAAAATTTGAAAATCTGGAAGAAAAATCAAAAATTCTTGCAGAAATAAGTAAATTTGAGACAGAGTACAAAGAAACAGACTTCAAAATCAAGGAATTAGAGAAATTACAGGAAAAAGAAGCATTACGGCAAACTTATCTTTCTAAAATTGAGGGTTTAGACAAAGAAATTAAAGAAAAAACTCTTCAACAGGAAGAAGTTATTAAGTCAGGGAAAGAAAAACGTCTTATTGTAGATAAAATACCTTTTATTAAGGAAGAAATTTCCGATTTAATTGAAAAAATCAAGGAAATTGAAACGAAAATCACTGCATGTAAAAAAGAAAACGAAGTTTTAATTTCTCAAAAGCAGAAAGAAGTGGAAAAAACGCAAAAACAACTTTCTTTGATTAAGAACAAAGGTGAAGAAGGGATTTGTCCTACCTGTGAAAGGACCTTAAAAGGAGAATTTGAGAAAGTTACAGGTAATTTTAAAGACCAGATAAAGACTTTAGAAAAAGAAATACAAATTTTAAAGACAGAATACGAAAAATTGAATGTTAATTCGGCTGAATTAACTGAATTTAAAAAGAAAAAAGAACAAAAAGAAAAAGAATACGCTGAGTTAATGAACTTTCAGGGTCAGTATGAGGAAGAAAAAAGACGATTTTTAATTATAAAAAATGAAATTGAAACTAAAACTCTTGAAAAAATAAAAATCAAGGAAGAACTGGTAAAAATACCGGAAGGATTTGATAATAAGACTTTAAACAACTTAAGAGAAAAAATTCTTCCTCTTAGAAATAATTACGAACAAATTTTAACGTTAAATGCCGAGTTAGCTGACTTTGACAAAATTAAAAATGAGCTTCAAGACTCAATAGGAGTGAAACAAGAAATAGAAACAAAAAAAAAGCAAGCTGACAAAGAATTAAAAGAATTTAATTATTCAGAAGACAGCTTTTTAAAAATCGAAAAGGCTTTTCAATTAACAAAAGAGTCTTTTTATAATTTAAAAAATGAACTTGGTAAAATTGAAGAGCAAGAAATAAATAAAAAAGATAAGCTTGAATGGATTAAAAAACAGGAAGATTCCAACAAGGAAAAACTCAATTATATAAAAGAAAAACAAGGACGATTAGACCTGCTTATCGAATTAGAAAGATTTTACGGTCAATTCTGGGAAAAATTAAACAATCAGGCACGTCCTGAGATTTCGGAACTTGCAAGCAAATTTCTTGTAGATCTCACTGATGGAAGATATTCAGAGCTTGAATTAAACGAAAAATATGAAATATGCCTTCATGATGACGGTGAAATCAAGCCGGTTATCTCAGGAGGAGAAGAAGACCTTGTTAATCTTTGTGTAAGGCTTGCTATTTCTCAAATAATTGCACAACGATCAGGTAAAACTCTGTCTTTATTAATTTTGGATGAAATATTCGGTTCTCTTGACGAAAATAGGAGGAATAACGTAGTAAATTTATTGAGAAATCTCATAAATAACTTCGAGCAGGTAATTTTAATTACTCATATTGAAGACATAAAAAATGAAATAGACAATATAATTACCATAGAATATAATACTGAAAAAGGTTCCAGTAAAATTATCCGAAATTAA
- a CDS encoding exonuclease SbcCD subunit D, translating into MKIIHLADLHLGYRSYNKLSPEGLNIREKDVVKTFKEALDKVSELKPDLVLMAGDIFHKPRPSNSTIYLTIKLLNNFRKNCNAPIVLISGNHESSKSVESGSILKLLETTIPNVKVVDGQIEQVVFENLNASILCIPHNALYELNKTTLTPDRGYKYNVLTMHCSYNSVKCPELSKHSSEELVDSEKINGSEWDYVALGHYHKYTELEENIYYSGAIERTSSNIWQEAKDPKGFIEYNLETKKITFHPLQTPRTVVDIKKINADTLTAEEINAYIDEEVAKINDFENSIVRITLDNIDPLAIRNLNYTKIREYRKKAVHFMLNFIKKDVNLTFDKEGNPVEKRKNLHEALDAELNVFELAQGLNQEMFNNLAKDYLKAVSI; encoded by the coding sequence ATGAAAATTATTCATCTTGCCGATTTGCATCTGGGCTACAGGTCATATAATAAATTAAGTCCTGAAGGCTTGAATATTCGGGAAAAAGATGTTGTCAAAACATTTAAAGAAGCACTTGATAAGGTTTCAGAACTTAAACCTGACCTTGTTTTGATGGCGGGAGATATTTTTCACAAGCCAAGACCGAGCAATTCCACAATTTATTTGACGATTAAGCTTCTTAATAATTTCAGAAAAAACTGCAATGCTCCTATAGTTCTAATTTCAGGCAACCATGAGTCTTCAAAGTCGGTGGAATCAGGAAGTATTCTAAAACTTCTTGAAACTACCATTCCAAATGTTAAAGTTGTAGATGGGCAAATTGAACAGGTTGTCTTCGAGAATTTAAATGCAAGCATTTTATGCATTCCGCATAATGCTTTGTATGAACTCAATAAAACAACTTTAACTCCTGATAGAGGTTATAAATACAATGTTTTGACTATGCATTGTTCTTATAACAGCGTAAAATGCCCTGAATTATCCAAACATAGCTCCGAAGAACTTGTTGATTCAGAGAAGATTAACGGTTCAGAGTGGGATTATGTAGCTCTGGGGCACTATCACAAATATACAGAGCTTGAAGAAAACATATATTACTCTGGAGCGATAGAAAGAACCAGCTCAAATATTTGGCAAGAAGCCAAAGACCCTAAAGGTTTCATTGAATATAACCTTGAAACAAAAAAAATAACGTTTCATCCGCTCCAAACACCAAGAACAGTGGTTGATATAAAAAAAATTAATGCGGATACTCTCACCGCAGAGGAAATTAACGCCTATATTGATGAAGAAGTAGCAAAAATAAATGATTTTGAAAATTCTATAGTTAGAATAACCCTTGATAACATAGACCCTCTGGCGATAAGAAATCTAAATTACACTAAAATCAGGGAATACAGAAAAAAAGCAGTTCATTTCATGCTTAATTTCATAAAAAAGGACGTGAATCTGACTTTTGACAAGGAAGGAAACCCTGTCGAAAAACGAAAAAACCTTCATGAAGCACTTGATGCAGAGTTAAATGTTTTTGAATTGGCGCAGGGGTTGAATCAGGAAATGTTTAACAATCTGGCAAAAGATTATTTAAAGGCTGTAAGTATATGA
- a CDS encoding ATP-binding protein, which yields MNETENKVIGRVVATEKKPNTAQTFSFWTNLDSPVGIGTIVKIESDRVYSDKKNAEYKRTIYGIVNEGISYTDLESPMHDYISADREPQENRLAQTERPEIRYYTASVLKMEPEEPIQPVPIGNVFLAEDADVKKSLRMDKFEDSQIPVGLYVNGENQSPVYLDSNFLLGPEAAHLNVTGVSGLATKTSIIEFLLSSIFQKYQSDNNEKIATVLFNVKGYDLLFLDQPAENLSEEEKEMYKKLGMEVNAFENVEYYAPYKDDGVNLNTLRTNDHLMHNVNPLSWGLEEIFDHVQVLLNNDDIDAKADAFLSFMKEKVINQDKPDSHYCVHKKIKNFNDLEEWFQRIFAEAGDEEKGNGEGKQQWRGHAIPTIRKIYNRLMNIKTRCKGLVTNDSSMHDLPWGEFKDKGVYVVDIAGMIPIAQDLVFTRTVEKLKEQLENKKLGVDKVIIFVDELNKYASGDSGNSYLKQTLLEISERGRYLGLILFSAQQFKSQVHKRIVGNCGTSIYGRMDMDELASQGYSVMPSSIKAELTVLEKGKLLIRHPHFNQYIFVRFPRPPFMTSQDGSKKFPPVAERNFEDAMIINFKRLDHKIKANDIKNAICDVDKEEVKRAFNETERKGKDNPLEYFKNILRKKPQRESFEEKLSPSVGNTDIDDWLKE from the coding sequence ATGAACGAAACAGAAAATAAAGTTATAGGAAGAGTTGTTGCAACTGAAAAAAAGCCTAATACTGCACAGACTTTCAGTTTTTGGACAAATCTTGACTCTCCTGTAGGAATTGGAACCATTGTCAAGATTGAGAGCGACAGGGTTTATTCCGATAAAAAAAATGCGGAATACAAAAGAACGATTTACGGAATTGTAAATGAAGGCATAAGCTACACCGACCTGGAATCACCGATGCATGATTACATAAGTGCCGATAGGGAGCCTCAAGAAAACCGCCTTGCCCAGACAGAAAGACCGGAAATAAGGTATTACACGGCATCTGTCTTAAAAATGGAACCTGAAGAACCTATTCAGCCTGTCCCGATCGGAAATGTCTTTCTGGCGGAGGATGCTGACGTAAAAAAATCCCTGAGAATGGATAAATTTGAAGATTCCCAAATCCCTGTCGGGCTTTACGTAAACGGGGAAAACCAATCTCCTGTTTATCTTGATTCTAATTTCCTTTTAGGGCCGGAAGCCGCACATTTGAATGTTACAGGAGTTTCAGGGCTTGCAACAAAGACCAGCATTATAGAATTCCTTTTGAGCAGCATTTTTCAAAAGTATCAGAGCGATAACAATGAAAAAATTGCTACGGTTCTTTTTAATGTAAAAGGTTATGACCTTTTGTTTCTTGACCAGCCTGCGGAAAATCTTTCTGAAGAAGAAAAAGAAATGTATAAAAAGCTTGGTATGGAAGTAAATGCTTTTGAAAATGTTGAATATTACGCTCCTTATAAGGATGACGGAGTAAATTTAAACACCTTAAGAACAAATGATCACCTTATGCACAACGTAAATCCATTAAGCTGGGGTTTGGAAGAGATTTTTGACCATGTGCAGGTGCTTTTAAACAATGATGATATCGATGCAAAGGCGGATGCTTTTCTTTCTTTCATGAAAGAAAAAGTGATAAATCAAGATAAACCGGATTCTCATTATTGCGTACATAAGAAAATAAAGAATTTTAACGACCTTGAAGAATGGTTTCAGAGGATTTTCGCAGAAGCAGGAGATGAAGAAAAAGGCAACGGCGAAGGGAAACAACAGTGGAGAGGGCATGCAATCCCTACAATAAGAAAAATTTATAACAGGCTTATGAACATAAAAACCCGCTGCAAAGGACTTGTGACTAATGATTCTTCCATGCATGACTTACCATGGGGAGAATTTAAAGACAAAGGGGTTTATGTTGTAGATATAGCAGGAATGATTCCTATTGCTCAGGATTTGGTGTTTACCAGAACTGTTGAAAAACTGAAAGAACAGCTTGAAAACAAGAAACTTGGCGTTGATAAGGTCATAATTTTTGTGGATGAGCTTAATAAATACGCTTCCGGCGACTCTGGAAATTCTTATCTCAAACAAACCCTGCTGGAAATTTCCGAAAGAGGAAGATACTTGGGCTTAATCCTCTTTTCTGCACAGCAGTTTAAATCACAGGTTCACAAAAGAATTGTCGGAAACTGCGGAACAAGTATTTACGGACGTATGGACATGGACGAACTGGCTTCTCAGGGCTACAGTGTCATGCCTTCAAGTATTAAAGCCGAATTAACAGTACTTGAAAAAGGGAAACTTCTCATCAGGCATCCGCATTTTAATCAGTATATCTTTGTAAGATTCCCGCGCCCGCCTTTTATGACAAGTCAGGACGGCTCTAAAAAGTTTCCTCCCGTAGCGGAAAGAAATTTTGAAGATGCAATGATTATTAATTTCAAACGCCTTGACCATAAAATCAAAGCGAATGATATTAAAAACGCTATTTGCGATGTCGATAAAGAAGAAGTAAAAAGGGCTTTCAATGAAACCGAGAGGAAAGGCAAAGACAATCCTCTCGAATATTTTAAAAATATATTGCGAAAAAAGCCTCAAAGAGAAAGCTTTGAAGAAAAACTTTCTCCATCGGTAGGCAATACAGATATTGACGACTGGTTAAAAGAGTAA
- a CDS encoding hemerythrin family protein produces the protein MLNDFPEELLTEVEEIDTQHMELISRIKTLHESYLKGIDTEKLLETFEYIKHYINEHFATEENCMLKLNYPHYEQHLNDHAAFAEDYLKLEKLFKKEGFSSDFNLDFNVQLIDWIRKHVLGEDKILAEFILEKKMNSKQVKKD, from the coding sequence ATGCTTAATGATTTTCCTGAAGAACTTCTTACGGAAGTCGAAGAAATAGATACTCAGCACATGGAACTTATCTCCAGAATAAAAACACTTCATGAGTCTTATTTAAAAGGGATAGATACTGAGAAACTTCTAGAAACATTTGAGTATATTAAACATTACATAAATGAACACTTCGCAACAGAAGAAAATTGCATGCTTAAGCTTAATTATCCTCATTATGAACAGCATTTGAATGACCATGCAGCTTTTGCGGAAGATTATTTGAAACTCGAAAAATTGTTTAAAAAAGAAGGCTTTTCATCCGATTTCAATCTTGATTTTAACGTACAGCTCATAGATTGGATAAGAAAGCACGTTCTTGGTGAAGACAAAATTCTTGCCGAATTTATTCTTGAAAAAAAAATGAATTCCAAGCAGGTAAAAAAAGACTAG
- a CDS encoding enoyl-CoA hydratase/isomerase family protein, with the protein MNNINIKITDSWAKITFSKPPLNIFSIEDLIFLDKTLQELKNQKTLRMIIFESDQQIFSAGVDIADHLPEKAPELIKAFHKLIFTMIDLEIPTLALVKSGCFGGGSEFALFCDFVLASENAFFAQPEIKLACFPPLSITHLTYLTGNKKALELILTGEKLLSKDALAAGLVNHVFSEEEFDKKTDEFINSIIQNSSSVIRTTLNTYKKINYAGLKEKIEFAEKVFLEELLKLHDYAEGTNSFIEKRVPVWKDC; encoded by the coding sequence ATGAACAATATTAATATAAAAATAACTGATTCTTGGGCAAAAATAACTTTTTCAAAGCCTCCGTTAAATATTTTCAGCATTGAAGACCTGATTTTTCTTGATAAAACCTTACAAGAATTGAAAAATCAGAAAACATTACGAATGATTATTTTTGAGTCCGACCAACAAATATTTTCAGCAGGAGTCGATATAGCGGATCATTTGCCTGAAAAAGCTCCCGAATTAATTAAAGCCTTTCATAAGTTGATTTTTACCATGATAGATTTGGAAATACCAACGCTGGCACTTGTAAAATCAGGTTGTTTTGGAGGAGGAAGCGAATTTGCTTTATTTTGCGACTTTGTTCTCGCTTCAGAAAATGCTTTTTTTGCTCAGCCTGAAATTAAACTTGCCTGCTTTCCTCCTTTATCAATAACTCATTTGACTTATTTAACAGGGAACAAAAAAGCACTGGAGCTTATTTTAACGGGAGAAAAACTGTTATCTAAAGACGCTCTAGCCGCAGGACTTGTTAATCATGTTTTTTCAGAAGAAGAATTCGACAAAAAAACTGATGAATTTATAAATTCCATAATCCAAAACAGCTCAAGCGTAATAAGAACAACCCTTAATACTTATAAAAAAATCAATTATGCCGGTTTAAAGGAAAAAATCGAATTTGCAGAAAAAGTCTTCCTCGAGGAACTGCTAAAACTTCATGACTACGCCGAAGGAACAAACAGCTTCATTGAAAAGCGAGTTCCTGTTTGGAAAGACTGTTAA
- a CDS encoding enoyl-CoA hydratase/isomerase family protein, which translates to MKQFTPKIPEEFNFSEILYKKSDWVGTITINRPEVYNAYSIITLQEMITALQDASWDDGIAVIIITGAGEKAFCTGGDVKEYASEFINRPRDFYKWMGVFNQFHDLLRNCGKPTIARLNGMVVGGGNEINMSCDLAVAAEHVTIKHVGTSIGSVAAGGATQFLPIIVGDRRAREILLLNESINAQKALEWGLVNYVVPYEELDSKINELTQKLINKFPECTRYTKQQLNFWKDFAWHSTIGHAKDWLSLHFSSLEVHEGMQGFVEKRNPDYLKIREKAKNNQSSETLWGANLKECKTCKTKYLPEEFHFCGKCGSSLH; encoded by the coding sequence ATGAAACAATTTACACCTAAAATTCCTGAAGAATTTAATTTTTCAGAAATTCTATATAAAAAATCCGACTGGGTTGGCACTATCACAATAAATAGACCCGAAGTTTACAATGCCTACAGCATAATTACCCTTCAAGAAATGATTACCGCCCTTCAGGATGCCTCATGGGATGACGGGATTGCAGTAATTATAATAACAGGAGCAGGAGAAAAAGCTTTTTGCACAGGCGGTGACGTAAAAGAATACGCTTCTGAATTTATAAACCGACCGCGTGATTTTTACAAATGGATGGGCGTTTTTAACCAATTTCATGACTTATTGAGAAATTGCGGAAAACCCACAATAGCAAGACTCAACGGGATGGTTGTCGGTGGGGGAAACGAAATTAACATGTCTTGCGATTTGGCGGTAGCCGCTGAACACGTTACTATAAAACATGTAGGAACAAGCATAGGAAGCGTCGCAGCAGGAGGAGCAACTCAATTTTTGCCTATTATTGTCGGAGACAGACGGGCAAGAGAAATTCTTTTATTAAATGAATCTATAAATGCACAAAAAGCCCTTGAGTGGGGACTTGTAAACTATGTTGTGCCTTATGAAGAACTTGATTCAAAAATTAATGAACTAACCCAAAAACTTATAAATAAATTCCCTGAATGCACCAGATATACTAAACAGCAGCTTAATTTTTGGAAAGATTTCGCATGGCATAGTACTATAGGACATGCAAAAGATTGGCTAAGCCTTCATTTTTCATCTCTTGAAGTTCATGAAGGAATGCAAGGCTTTGTTGAAAAAAGAAATCCTGATTACTTAAAAATAAGAGAAAAAGCTAAAAATAACCAATCCTCTGAAACACTCTGGGGTGCAAATTTAAAAGAGTGCAAAACCTGTAAAACTAAATACTTGCCTGAAGAATTTCATTTCTGCGGCAAGTGCGGATCTTCTTTACATTAA